ACGTGCGGACGGGGGAGGCGTGGGACTCCCCGACCTGGACGGCGCTGGGCCGCGCGCCCTTGACGCTGGAGACCAGCGTGCCCGGCATCTTCGCCATCGGCGACATCCGTGCCGGCTCCGCCAAGCGCGTGGCCGCCGCCGTGGGCGACGGCGCCCAGGTGGTGGCATCCCTGCACCGCGTGCTGGCACCCACCTGAAGAGGACCGTTCCCCATGGACAATGCCTGCCGCCATCTTTCCTCCGTCCTCACCGTGACGCCCAGCGCGCGGGGCTGTGAGGAATGCCTGAAGATCGGGTCCGAGTGGGTGCATTTGCGCCTGTGCCGAACCTGCGGCCATGTCGGATGCTGTGATGAATCCCCGCACCGCCATGCCACCCGCCATTTCCACGCCACCCGGCACCCGATCATGGAAGGGTACGACCCGCCCGAGGGCTGGGGCTGGTGTTATGTCGACGAGATCATGGTCGATCTGCCCGACACCACGCCCCAGGACGGGCCCATCCCCAGCTTTATCGACTCCGCCTTTTAGAACTTGGCGCTCAAGCCCCCGTAGTAGGAGCGGCCGGGCGTGTTGTAGCCCAGCACCTCCTGGTACCGGCGGTCGGTCAGGTTCTCCACCCGGCCGAACAGGGTCAGGCCCCACCACGGCAAATCCTGGCTGGCGCGCAGGCCCAGCACGGCGTAGCCCCGCGTCTGGGCGGTGCTGTAGCTGCTGTCCAGCTGGTCGGCCACGGCGCGCACATCGGCACCCACCTTGGTGCCGGCCGCCCAAATCCACATCCGCCGAGACGTTGGCGGTGTGGCGCGGCCGGCGGGGCAGGACCAGGCCGGTCGTCTCATCCCGGCTGTCCAGGTAGGTGTAGCTGGCGGCCAGGGTCAGCGCCGCCACCGGCTTCACCGTCACCGCCAGTTCCGCCCCCTGCGTCATCGCCTTGGCCACGTTGGCGTAGGCGTCGGTGAAGGCGATCAGGTTGCGGAAATCGTTGTGGAACAGATCGCCGTCCACCACCAGCCGGCCACCCAGCACCGTGAGGGTGGCGCCGATATCCGCGCCCTCGCTGGTTTCCACCTTCAGTGACCGGTTGCCGTAATAGGGATCCAGCAGCTGGAACAGGCTGGGCGCCTTGGCCCCGGTGCCAAAGCTGGCGCGCAGGCGCAGGGCCTCATTCGCCACCCACGACGCCGCCAGGCGATAGGTGCCGTGGCTGCCGAACAGGGTGTTGCCGTCCACCCGGCCACCGGCCGTCAGGTACACACCCCCGCCCACGTCGGCCTGGTATTGCACGAAACCGCCGTCGGTGCGCATGGAACTGGCGGGACCGGCGCTGGTGAAATCACCCACCGTGGTGCTGGTGGCCACATCCTCCGTCTTCGTGCCGGCCCCGAAGGTCAGGGTGTCGTCCCGGCGCAGACCCAGGCTGGACTGGTAGTCCAGCGCCCAGCGGCCGCCATCGTAGGAGGAATAGCGGTAATAGCCGTCGGGCTCATCATAGCCGCGCCAGGTGCGCGCCCCGCTGAGCGCCAGGGTCTGGGTCCAGCGCAGGCTGGGGATGGTGTAGTCGACCGCCACGCGCCCGTGCAGGTCGCGCCGTTGCAGGGTGGCGGGCGACGGGTCGTAGGCGCCGTTGAGGTAGCTCCACCCGCCCGTGGCCTCGATGGCCAGGTCATCGCTGAGCTGGGCGCGGACGTGGCCGTCCAGGGTGCGGCCCAGGGTGGCGTCGTCGCCGGTGGACGTGGCTTGCCGGGGAAAGCCGTCGCTGCGGATTTCCGAGGCGTTCAGCGCCCCTTCCACATTGGTGCCGCCATAGGCCACGCCG
The Azospirillaceae bacterium DNA segment above includes these coding regions:
- a CDS encoding UBP-type zinc finger domain-containing protein encodes the protein MDNACRHLSSVLTVTPSARGCEECLKIGSEWVHLRLCRTCGHVGCCDESPHRHATRHFHATRHPIMEGYDPPEGWGWCYVDEIMVDLPDTTPQDGPIPSFIDSAF